The proteins below come from a single Nitrospirota bacterium genomic window:
- a CDS encoding rod shape-determining protein: MKQKEIQKEGNILFVGIDLGTSRSSISASNGTRQWIESYVGWPKDFISLQVVGKPVLFGADALKHRLSLDLCRPLEHGVIKEGIEKNEEAVKEIIKYLIELANPEPEQKIHAVVGVPADTLKVNKLAIRRAVSEFAHSLMVVSEPFAVAYGLNLLNNSLVIDIGAGTTDLCIMHGAIPSDEDQKTIMNAGDSIDEQLYSYLTEKYPNSKFNKNMVRQFKEKYSFVREIQGDIRVEIPVDGKPVMHDIKNEVKRACESILPALVETTTEMIARFDPEFQLKIKNNIVLAGGGSLIRGLREYLQDALKEYGPCNVTTVQDPLFAGSDGAVKLAQDMPAKYWEPLQ, translated from the coding sequence ATGAAGCAAAAAGAAATACAGAAAGAAGGTAATATTTTATTCGTCGGGATTGACCTGGGAACATCAAGAAGCTCCATCTCTGCGAGCAACGGCACAAGGCAGTGGATTGAAAGCTATGTCGGCTGGCCCAAAGATTTCATATCATTACAGGTAGTCGGCAAACCTGTTCTCTTTGGTGCAGATGCCCTAAAGCATAGGCTTTCGCTGGACCTCTGCAGGCCGCTTGAACACGGGGTAATCAAAGAGGGAATCGAGAAAAATGAAGAAGCCGTAAAAGAAATTATAAAATATCTGATTGAACTCGCAAACCCTGAACCTGAACAGAAAATCCATGCAGTGGTCGGGGTTCCTGCTGACACCCTGAAAGTAAATAAACTTGCAATCAGAAGGGCAGTGTCGGAATTTGCACACTCGTTGATGGTCGTATCAGAGCCTTTTGCAGTGGCTTACGGACTGAATCTCTTAAATAATTCACTTGTGATAGATATCGGCGCGGGGACAACCGACCTCTGCATCATGCACGGCGCTATCCCGTCAGATGAAGACCAGAAGACTATTATGAACGCAGGCGATTCTATTGACGAACAGCTTTACAGTTATCTTACGGAGAAATATCCGAATTCAAAGTTCAACAAAAATATGGTGCGCCAGTTCAAAGAGAAGTACAGCTTTGTAAGAGAGATTCAGGGTGATATACGCGTAGAAATCCCTGTTGACGGCAAGCCTGTCATGCATGATATCAAAAACGAGGTTAAACGCGCCTGCGAAAGCATTCTCCCCGCGCTTGTAGAAACGACGACCGAAATGATAGCAAGGTTTGACCCTGAATTCCAGCTAAAGATAAAGAACAACATTGTGCTCGCAGGAGGCGGAAGCCTGATAAGAGGGCTGCGCGAATATCTGCAGGATGCTCTGAAGGAGTATGGGCCATGCAATGTAACAACTGTTCAGGACCCGCTGTTTGCAGGCTCAGACGGAGCGGTAAAACTTGCGCAGGATATGCCGGCAAAATACTGGGAACCGTTACAATAG